A genomic window from Vigna angularis cultivar LongXiaoDou No.4 unplaced genomic scaffold, ASM1680809v1 tig00000438_2, whole genome shotgun sequence includes:
- the LOC128194888 gene encoding uncharacterized protein LOC128194888 codes for GLGFGGWGLGVGVRGLGFGGSGFGGSGFGVRGFGGSGFGVRGFGVRGFGGSGVRGSGGSGFGGFGVRGSGFGVGVGVGVGVRGQGFGVRGSGSGVRGSGVRGQGSRVRGHRSGVRGQGSGVRGQGSGVRVRGQGSAVRVRGSGFGVQGFRV; via the coding sequence ggtttagggtttgggggttGGGGTTTGGGGGTTGGGGTTCGGGGGTTGGGGTTTGGGGGTTCGGGGTTCGGGGGTTCGGGGTTCGGGGTTCGGGGGTTCGGGGGTTCGGGGTTCGGGGTTCGGGGGTTCGGGGTTCGGGGGTTCGGGGGTTCGGGGGTTCGGGGTTCGGGGGGTTCGGGGTTCGGGGGGTTCGGGGTTCGGGGTTCGGGGTTCGGGGTTGGGGTCGGGGTTGGGGTTGGGGTTCGGGGTCAGGGGTTCGGGGTCAGGGGTTCGGGGTCAGGGGTTCGGGGTTCGGGGGTCAGGGGTCAGGGGTCACGGGTCAGGGGTCACAGGTCAGGGGTCAGGGGTCAGGGGTCAGGGGTCAGGGGTCAGGGGTCAGGGGTCAGGGTTCGGGGTCAGGGTTCGGCGGTCAGGGTTCGGGGTTCAGGGTTCGGGGTtcagggttttagggtttag